The Candidatus Limnocylindrales bacterium genome has a segment encoding these proteins:
- a CDS encoding alpha-2-macroglobulin family protein, with protein MFKRLFIVLLFVGGSSGLTLTVAQQDTAQFNKNPEPLKLLSITPSGEDVPVGRQVVFQFNRPVVPVGRMDRKAEEIPITIEPNLACEWRWLNTSALACQLGEKTAMAPATRYKITVRPGIKTEDGSTLAEEVTHTFITQRPKIINTWFQTWKSPGTPEIRITFDQPVTQDSVSRHLYFQTEKGQRQALRATESQDSEQNREEETFPEEGPGGEQIVREAPDRKGLDWVVSPLEELPQDARIELYVEPGIVSRSGPEPGVENRLVVEFYTFPPFRFLGVHCTTNQGEEIKIPATGDPALQKPQTSGAVGTPSMKCNPVKGVRLAFSSPVIKEAVKAGLQVTPDLAGGRKDYDPWESVVSYSRLSQLHQKGAEYEIYLPGILKANAVYHLQADPDQIQDEFGRPLSEAISMKFATNHRPPHYHLEHPISVLEKNVETHVPIIITNLDAIHLSYETLTVQGKKPEQKKTLTPYKVRNIAYPFPLKIRELIPGGSGAIQGTLKTTPSVTDEEGKPRWFFSQVTPFDVHVKIGHYNTLVWITRFDTGLPVEGVRVQVYEDQFGSFAENPKILAEAVTNADGIAMLAGTGKLDPELKLIDQWDQFQPHLFVRVQKDDDMALVPLIYDFQVQSYGAHEEYIFADMRRRYGHIQAWGTTAQGIYKVGDTVQYKFYVRDQSNEHFIPAPRKGYSLQVIDPTGKVVHEVKELVLSDFGAYDGEFLLPQTGAVGWYRFVLSAVFNPKQPDDKMSWEPMRVLVSDFTPAPFRVTTDLNGALFQPGDTVQVTTQAKLHAGGPYANAPARITAFVRGRPLLPQDPQAKGFYFDVSQGADTETLYQTEGFVNDQGVLETQFTVPQAQILYGQLKVESTVRDDRGKDIANVATAGYVGRDRYVGVHQADWVLAAGKPVQLQTLVVNEQGIVVAGTEIQIKVEHLQTKAARVKGAGNAYLTNYVHEWISVAGCTLASETKPVVCEFTPPAPGTYKMTASISDTKGRKHSSSLERWAVGKGEVLWETTPENTLNIFPEKSEYKVGETARFLVQNPYPGAKALITIERYGVQKSWIETFNDSAVIVEFPIGPDQIPGFYLSVVVLSPRVDKPLDENQVDLGKPAFRMGYVQVPVKDTYKELLVEVKPRQEVYKPREVATVDLYVRTRAETTSQSPLPPIELAVTVLDEAVFDLLKHGKAYFDPYNGFYYLNPPDPLDLRNYNLLTQLIGRQKFEKKGANTGGDGGLGLDLRSVFKFVSYWNPSLKPDANGKATIQFKLPDNLTGWRVFVLAVTPEDQMGLGDGHFKVNQATEIRPALPNQVTEGDNFQAGFTIMNRTDMKRTLEVTITAEGPIQATEPVHHRLEAEPYKRYVVRMPLQTVGEGEIKFRVLAGDNVDRDGLKASLTVRKRQALEAVATYGTTISNEVKETLEFPKDIHTDVGYVSVVAAPTVLGHLEGAFQYMRDYPYICWEQILSKGVMAAHYLPLKPYLSDTFHWEESRGLPERTLQLAANYQAPNGGMTYYIPQDEYASPYLSAYTALAFNWLRAKGYQIPQQVEGPLHNYLLELLRKDGMPDFYSKGMASTVRAVALAALSGHNKINLSDLQRYQGHVREMSLFGKAHYLIALTQVPGTLNLQSQVVTMIRAHANETGGKLIFTETLDDGFQRILESSLRTQCSILSAFLAYEDQKIEAGSKSTLIGDIPFKLVRLITQTRKNRGHWENTQENMFCMNALVDFSRVYEKDKPKLTLQAFLDNEKLGQVQFQDFRDQPVDFQRPLQPSDPGRKATITLDREGTGRIYYATRLFYSPSEPKVQPINSGIEVYREYSVERNGAWVLLQNPMQIKTGELVRVDLYISLPAARNFVVVEDPVPGGLEPVNRDLATASTVDAAKATFTYPKDSFFFRYDDWRYFGYTLWSFYHREFRHHAVRFYSEYLPAGRYILSYVAQAIAPGEFTVMPLHAEEMYDPDVFGQGIPATLRVNGAP; from the coding sequence ATGTTTAAACGACTTTTTATTGTTTTACTTTTCGTTGGAGGTTCATCCGGTCTTACTCTTACCGTTGCCCAACAAGATACCGCCCAGTTTAACAAAAACCCGGAACCCCTCAAGCTTTTGAGTATCACTCCTTCTGGAGAGGATGTTCCGGTCGGTCGTCAAGTTGTGTTCCAGTTCAATCGCCCGGTCGTGCCCGTGGGTCGGATGGACCGGAAAGCCGAAGAGATTCCTATTACCATCGAACCAAATCTGGCCTGTGAATGGCGGTGGTTGAATACCTCTGCTTTAGCCTGTCAGTTGGGAGAGAAAACGGCGATGGCTCCGGCTACACGTTACAAAATAACTGTACGGCCTGGAATCAAAACCGAAGATGGCTCTACTCTGGCGGAAGAAGTCACCCATACCTTTATCACCCAACGTCCGAAAATTATCAATACCTGGTTTCAAACCTGGAAATCTCCTGGAACTCCGGAGATTCGGATTACCTTTGATCAACCTGTTACCCAGGACTCCGTGTCCCGGCACCTGTACTTCCAGACAGAAAAAGGTCAACGTCAAGCCTTGAGGGCTACGGAATCCCAGGACTCTGAACAGAATAGGGAAGAAGAAACCTTCCCGGAGGAAGGGCCGGGGGGGGAACAAATTGTCCGGGAAGCACCGGATCGCAAGGGTCTGGATTGGGTAGTAAGCCCTCTTGAGGAACTGCCGCAAGATGCACGCATAGAACTTTACGTGGAGCCCGGTATTGTATCCAGGTCAGGACCCGAACCCGGAGTCGAGAACCGGCTGGTGGTTGAATTCTATACTTTTCCGCCCTTTCGTTTTCTGGGTGTGCATTGTACAACCAATCAGGGAGAGGAAATAAAGATTCCGGCCACGGGGGATCCGGCTCTTCAGAAACCCCAGACATCGGGTGCAGTCGGGACTCCTTCTATGAAATGCAATCCTGTGAAGGGTGTCCGCCTGGCGTTTTCCTCTCCGGTCATCAAGGAAGCCGTCAAGGCGGGTTTGCAGGTAACTCCGGATTTGGCAGGTGGTCGAAAAGATTATGATCCGTGGGAGAGTGTTGTTTCTTACTCTCGTCTATCCCAGCTCCATCAGAAAGGAGCTGAATATGAGATTTACCTGCCGGGCATTCTGAAAGCCAATGCGGTTTATCATCTCCAGGCTGATCCAGATCAAATCCAGGATGAATTCGGACGCCCGCTCAGTGAAGCCATTTCTATGAAATTTGCTACCAACCACCGACCCCCCCATTATCACCTGGAACATCCCATTTCCGTTTTAGAGAAAAACGTCGAAACCCATGTACCTATCATCATAACCAATCTAGATGCCATCCATCTGAGCTACGAAACCTTAACCGTCCAGGGTAAAAAACCGGAACAGAAGAAAACCCTTACCCCTTACAAGGTACGGAACATCGCCTATCCCTTCCCACTCAAGATACGGGAATTGATTCCCGGTGGTTCCGGAGCCATCCAGGGAACTTTGAAAACTACCCCTTCCGTGACCGACGAGGAAGGCAAGCCGCGTTGGTTCTTTTCCCAGGTCACACCCTTTGATGTTCACGTTAAGATAGGACACTACAACACTTTAGTTTGGATCACGCGATTTGATACCGGATTACCTGTGGAAGGGGTTCGCGTACAGGTCTATGAAGATCAATTCGGCTCCTTTGCAGAGAACCCGAAAATACTTGCAGAGGCCGTAACCAATGCAGACGGCATTGCCATGCTGGCCGGTACAGGCAAGCTAGACCCGGAATTGAAGTTAATCGATCAATGGGACCAATTTCAACCCCATTTGTTTGTACGGGTTCAGAAAGACGATGACATGGCTTTGGTCCCTCTAATCTATGATTTCCAGGTCCAATCTTATGGCGCCCATGAGGAATATATCTTTGCCGACATGAGGCGCCGTTATGGGCATATTCAGGCCTGGGGAACGACGGCACAGGGAATCTATAAGGTCGGAGATACGGTGCAGTACAAATTTTACGTACGGGATCAAAGTAACGAACATTTTATCCCGGCTCCTCGTAAAGGATACTCCTTACAGGTCATAGACCCCACCGGTAAGGTAGTACACGAGGTTAAGGAACTGGTTCTATCCGACTTTGGGGCTTATGACGGTGAATTTCTATTGCCTCAGACCGGGGCAGTCGGCTGGTATCGCTTTGTTTTATCTGCCGTCTTTAACCCAAAGCAACCCGATGATAAAATGTCCTGGGAACCGATGCGGGTGTTGGTTAGTGACTTTACACCGGCTCCTTTTCGGGTGACCACCGATCTGAATGGAGCTCTATTCCAACCGGGGGATACGGTTCAGGTAACAACGCAGGCTAAACTCCACGCCGGTGGCCCCTATGCAAATGCCCCGGCGCGTATTACGGCTTTTGTACGAGGTCGTCCTTTACTCCCCCAAGACCCACAAGCCAAAGGTTTTTATTTTGATGTTTCCCAGGGGGCAGATACCGAAACCTTATACCAAACCGAGGGTTTTGTGAACGATCAAGGGGTTCTGGAAACCCAATTTACCGTTCCTCAGGCCCAGATTCTCTACGGTCAGTTAAAGGTTGAAAGCACTGTACGAGATGATCGGGGGAAAGATATAGCCAATGTCGCAACGGCCGGCTATGTCGGTCGGGATCGCTACGTAGGCGTCCATCAGGCAGATTGGGTGTTAGCCGCTGGTAAACCGGTCCAGCTCCAGACATTGGTCGTTAATGAACAGGGGATTGTCGTAGCCGGTACAGAAATTCAAATCAAAGTAGAACATCTTCAGACCAAAGCTGCCCGGGTCAAAGGAGCCGGTAATGCCTATCTGACGAATTATGTCCATGAGTGGATCTCCGTTGCCGGGTGCACACTGGCTTCAGAAACCAAACCGGTTGTCTGTGAATTTACACCTCCAGCCCCTGGGACTTACAAAATGACGGCCAGTATATCGGATACTAAAGGCCGTAAGCACAGCAGTAGCCTCGAACGCTGGGCCGTCGGTAAAGGAGAAGTATTGTGGGAGACCACCCCGGAAAATACGTTGAATATCTTTCCTGAGAAGAGCGAATACAAAGTTGGTGAAACTGCTCGCTTCCTGGTTCAGAACCCTTATCCGGGAGCTAAAGCCCTCATCACGATAGAACGCTATGGGGTACAGAAAAGCTGGATCGAGACTTTCAACGATAGTGCCGTCATTGTAGAATTTCCCATCGGTCCCGATCAGATTCCGGGCTTTTATCTATCGGTGGTCGTTCTCTCCCCGCGGGTAGATAAACCCTTGGATGAAAATCAGGTGGATCTGGGCAAACCTGCTTTCCGTATGGGATATGTTCAGGTACCGGTGAAGGATACTTATAAAGAACTCCTGGTCGAGGTCAAACCCCGACAGGAAGTGTACAAGCCCCGTGAAGTGGCTACAGTCGATCTATACGTCCGTACCCGTGCAGAAACGACTAGTCAGTCGCCCTTACCACCCATAGAACTTGCGGTGACCGTGCTTGATGAGGCTGTATTTGACTTGCTTAAGCATGGAAAAGCTTATTTTGATCCTTACAACGGTTTTTATTATTTAAACCCTCCGGATCCCCTCGATTTGAGAAATTATAACCTGCTCACTCAGTTGATTGGTCGACAAAAGTTTGAGAAGAAGGGAGCCAATACCGGTGGAGATGGGGGATTGGGCCTGGATTTGCGTTCTGTATTTAAGTTCGTCAGCTACTGGAATCCGTCTCTTAAGCCCGATGCCAACGGCAAAGCAACCATTCAATTCAAGCTCCCGGATAATTTGACCGGATGGCGGGTGTTTGTCCTGGCAGTAACACCCGAAGATCAGATGGGACTGGGGGATGGCCACTTCAAAGTTAACCAGGCTACGGAGATACGTCCCGCCCTCCCCAACCAGGTTACCGAAGGAGATAATTTCCAGGCCGGCTTCACTATTATGAACCGTACCGACATGAAGCGAACCCTGGAGGTTACCATTACCGCGGAAGGTCCCATTCAGGCTACCGAACCCGTGCATCACCGGCTGGAAGCCGAACCTTATAAACGCTATGTAGTTAGAATGCCTCTACAAACCGTAGGTGAGGGTGAAATCAAGTTCAGGGTACTTGCAGGGGATAATGTGGATCGAGATGGTTTAAAAGCTTCTTTAACGGTGCGTAAACGTCAGGCCCTGGAGGCAGTGGCCACCTACGGTACCACGATTTCCAATGAAGTTAAAGAAACCCTGGAGTTTCCCAAGGATATACATACAGATGTCGGTTATGTGAGTGTTGTGGCTGCACCTACAGTCCTGGGTCATTTAGAAGGGGCCTTTCAATATATGCGGGATTATCCTTATATCTGTTGGGAACAGATCCTTTCCAAGGGGGTGATGGCTGCCCATTATCTTCCTCTCAAGCCCTATCTCTCGGATACTTTCCACTGGGAGGAGAGCCGGGGTTTACCGGAACGGACTCTCCAACTGGCAGCCAACTATCAGGCCCCCAATGGAGGGATGACCTATTATATCCCACAGGATGAATATGCAAGTCCTTATCTGAGCGCCTATACGGCCCTTGCTTTCAACTGGTTACGGGCGAAGGGTTACCAAATTCCACAACAGGTGGAAGGCCCCCTCCATAACTACTTACTCGAACTCTTGCGTAAAGATGGGATGCCGGACTTTTATTCTAAAGGGATGGCTTCTACGGTTCGTGCCGTGGCCCTTGCTGCTCTATCCGGTCACAATAAAATCAATCTTTCCGATCTGCAACGCTATCAGGGCCATGTCCGTGAGATGAGCCTGTTCGGTAAAGCCCATTACCTGATCGCCCTGACTCAGGTTCCCGGCACACTGAACCTGCAGTCCCAGGTCGTGACTATGATCCGGGCCCATGCCAATGAAACAGGGGGCAAATTGATTTTTACAGAAACCCTGGATGACGGTTTCCAACGTATTCTGGAATCCTCTTTGCGAACCCAATGTTCAATTCTCAGTGCCTTCCTGGCTTACGAGGATCAAAAAATAGAAGCCGGTTCGAAATCCACCCTTATCGGAGATATACCGTTTAAACTCGTCCGCCTGATTACCCAAACCCGCAAAAACCGGGGTCATTGGGAAAATACCCAGGAAAATATGTTCTGTATGAATGCCCTGGTCGATTTCAGCCGGGTCTATGAGAAGGATAAACCCAAACTGACATTACAAGCCTTTCTGGACAATGAAAAACTTGGTCAGGTCCAATTCCAGGATTTTAGAGATCAGCCCGTAGACTTTCAACGCCCCCTTCAACCCAGCGATCCGGGCCGCAAGGCTACCATTACCTTAGATCGGGAAGGCACGGGTCGCATCTACTACGCAACCCGGCTGTTTTATTCCCCCTCTGAACCGAAAGTACAACCCATTAACTCCGGCATCGAAGTCTATCGAGAATACAGCGTAGAACGTAACGGCGCCTGGGTCTTACTCCAAAACCCCATGCAAATCAAAACCGGTGAACTCGTTCGGGTTGATTTATATATCTCCCTCCCCGCCGCCCGTAATTTTGTAGTGGTGGAGGATCCGGTCCCCGGAGGCCTGGAACCCGTCAACCGGGATCTCGCAACGGCTTCTACTGTAGATGCAGCCAAAGCCACCTTTACCTACCCTAAGGATTCTTTCTTTTTCCGATATGATGACTGGAGATATTTTGGCTATACCCTCTGGAGCTTCTATCATCGGGAATTTCGCCACCATGCTGTGCGTTTCTATTCAGAGTATCTACCGGCCGGGCGATATATACTGTCTTACGTAGCCCAAGCCATTGCACCCGGTGAGTTTACGGTTATGCCTCTACACGCGGAAGAGATGTATGACCCTGACGTTTTCGGACAAGGGATACCGGCTACGTTGCGGGTGAATGGGGCTCCGTAA
- the pbpC gene encoding penicillin-binding protein 1C, producing MDKRKIFFFLVILLLAMGLFIWKTWVDLLPLPESLTPDTLGLRRVQVLDRRGIPLSVTFQNPWNLHQIIPLHKIPTFLQQAFILAEDKRFYLHRGVDWKARLHAWVQNLKAFRAVRGASTITEQVVRMLHPRPRTLWSRWLEGIEASRLEKRFSKATILEFYLNQVPYARQRRGVAQAAYDYFDRDLDTLSAKEMLALAVLVRAPSRLDLNRGTDQIQKPLTRLAHRMYTAKLISTDVYQNILQEKLVLREPTLPVQASHFIQYVRHLDLPTSGLQNGRLHTTLDASLQKRVQDILDQRLLTLRSQQVTDGAILVVDHLSDQVLAWVNGGSFLADTAGSQIDAILTPRQPGSTLKPFLYAMALEKGWTAATLIQDSPLSQPVGLGLHNFHNYSQQYYGPLRLREALGNSLNIPAVRTIQFVGVQSFLERLHELGFSSLTRSSDFYGEGLALGNGEVTLFELVQAYATLARGGVFRPLKVLLEEIVPAEPPRRIYGKEVSSLIADILSDPQARRLEFGEGHLLRFPVQTAVKTGTSTDYRDAWAIGFSYRYTVGVWMGNLDRRSMDAVTGSTGPALVLRGVFAELNRYEESRPLFRSPQLTPVKICRVSGQLATPNCPTLLEWFEPHKRPAQRCPLHSAPSWEVKETLDEPERTPDKEETTPVKLERKPVRNDLELIYLLRPTPGLQLAMDPRIPDELEAFPFQLPEGIQAVKVDWIVDKQLVGSTSQGERQFLWPLSRGIHKAQARVWLKEQTDPVETPEVEFVVK from the coding sequence ATGGATAAACGAAAAATATTTTTCTTTCTGGTTATCCTTCTCCTGGCTATGGGTTTGTTTATCTGGAAAACGTGGGTTGACCTGCTTCCGCTGCCGGAATCTCTTACCCCGGATACGTTGGGTCTCCGTAGGGTTCAAGTTTTAGACCGTCGAGGCATTCCGCTTTCGGTTACTTTCCAGAACCCCTGGAATCTTCACCAGATAATTCCCCTCCATAAGATTCCTACCTTTCTCCAACAGGCCTTTATCCTGGCCGAGGACAAACGGTTTTATTTACATAGGGGTGTGGACTGGAAGGCCCGGCTGCATGCATGGGTTCAAAATCTGAAGGCATTTCGAGCGGTGCGTGGGGCAAGTACCATAACCGAACAGGTAGTCCGCATGCTGCATCCGCGTCCACGTACCTTATGGTCACGCTGGTTGGAAGGGATTGAAGCATCACGGTTGGAAAAACGGTTTTCCAAAGCTACCATCCTGGAATTTTACCTTAATCAAGTTCCCTATGCCCGTCAACGACGGGGTGTAGCTCAGGCGGCATACGATTATTTTGATCGGGATCTGGATACGCTCAGTGCCAAGGAGATGCTGGCATTGGCCGTATTGGTACGGGCACCCAGTCGATTGGATTTGAATCGGGGTACAGATCAAATTCAAAAACCCCTCACCCGCCTGGCCCATCGCATGTACACGGCGAAACTGATCTCCACCGACGTGTATCAGAATATTCTCCAGGAGAAGCTGGTGCTTAGAGAACCTACTCTTCCAGTTCAGGCAAGCCATTTTATCCAATATGTCCGTCATCTGGATCTTCCAACCTCCGGGTTACAAAATGGGCGTCTGCATACCACCCTGGATGCTTCGCTTCAGAAACGTGTCCAGGATATTCTGGATCAACGACTTCTGACTTTGCGCTCCCAACAGGTAACCGACGGGGCCATTTTGGTCGTGGATCATCTCTCAGATCAGGTGTTGGCCTGGGTCAATGGAGGTTCATTTTTGGCCGACACGGCTGGGAGTCAGATCGATGCGATCCTTACGCCTCGACAACCCGGGTCGACGTTGAAACCTTTCCTTTATGCCATGGCCCTGGAAAAAGGTTGGACGGCGGCAACATTGATCCAAGACTCTCCCCTGTCACAACCTGTTGGTCTGGGACTGCATAATTTCCACAATTACAGTCAGCAATATTATGGACCTCTCCGGCTTCGGGAGGCTTTGGGGAACTCCCTCAATATCCCGGCGGTACGGACGATTCAATTTGTAGGAGTCCAGTCCTTCCTGGAACGTTTACATGAACTCGGTTTCTCCAGTTTAACCCGATCTTCAGATTTTTATGGGGAGGGTCTGGCGCTGGGTAATGGAGAAGTCACGTTATTTGAATTGGTTCAGGCTTATGCCACCCTGGCTCGGGGAGGGGTATTTCGTCCCCTGAAGGTACTCCTTGAAGAAATAGTTCCAGCCGAACCTCCCCGACGGATATATGGCAAAGAAGTCAGCTCGCTCATTGCCGACATTCTTTCCGATCCCCAGGCCAGACGGTTGGAATTTGGGGAGGGTCATTTATTACGATTCCCAGTTCAGACGGCTGTAAAGACCGGCACTTCTACCGATTATCGAGATGCCTGGGCCATAGGTTTCTCTTACCGTTATACGGTAGGGGTATGGATGGGGAATCTGGATCGTCGATCCATGGATGCGGTTACCGGATCTACAGGTCCTGCCCTGGTATTACGTGGAGTATTTGCCGAACTTAACCGGTATGAAGAATCCCGGCCTCTTTTCCGAAGCCCCCAACTCACTCCTGTTAAAATTTGTCGTGTGAGCGGGCAACTTGCTACCCCCAACTGTCCAACCCTTCTGGAATGGTTTGAGCCCCATAAAAGGCCTGCACAACGCTGTCCTTTGCATTCAGCCCCCTCCTGGGAGGTGAAGGAAACCCTCGATGAACCGGAAAGAACTCCGGATAAAGAGGAAACAACCCCGGTAAAGTTAGAAAGGAAACCGGTCAGGAACGACCTGGAGCTTATCTACCTGTTACGCCCGACCCCTGGGCTCCAACTGGCTATGGATCCCCGGATTCCCGATGAGCTGGAAGCCTTTCCTTTCCAGTTACCCGAAGGGATTCAAGCCGTAAAAGTAGATTGGATCGTGGATAAGCAACTGGTAGGTTCGACTTCCCAGGGGGAACGCCAGTTTCTATGGCCTCTGTCCCGAGGAATCCACAAAGCTCAGGCCAGGGTGTGGTTGAAAGAACAAACCGATCCCGTTGAAACCCCTGAAGTGGAATTTGTAGTGAAGTAA
- a CDS encoding SMP-30/gluconolactonase/LRE family protein: MKKDKEEILHEQQERKLMTRRAFMKAAAAIAAITSMDPVAFARNFGPEAEPTRYPDPDIVALDKRFKAKIGNTPIQRLYTGTLWAEGPAWNGLGRYLIWSDIPNDEQLRWIEEDGHVSRRFRYPSNNSNGNTFDWQGRQLACEHGTRRVVRYENNGTITVLADKANGKPLNGPNDIVVHPDGGIWFTDPGYGALVGYESNWRKGNTGSPQPFQKEAVYRIDPKSGNVEKVTDEIFKPNGLCFSPDYKKLYVVDTGASHYPDAPKNIKVWDVVDNVKLANGKEFTSTTYEGKAGFADGIRADVDGNIWAGMGWVGDGYDGVHIFAPNGERIGIIRLPEICSNLVFGGTYRNRLFMTASQSLYAVYVETQGAHIT; this comes from the coding sequence ATGAAAAAAGATAAAGAAGAAATTCTGCATGAGCAGCAAGAACGCAAGCTGATGACACGCCGGGCCTTTATGAAGGCGGCAGCGGCTATAGCCGCCATTACTTCCATGGATCCTGTGGCATTTGCTCGAAATTTTGGTCCGGAGGCAGAACCCACACGTTATCCCGATCCGGATATTGTTGCCCTGGACAAACGGTTTAAAGCCAAGATAGGTAACACGCCGATTCAAAGGCTCTATACCGGTACCCTGTGGGCAGAAGGTCCGGCCTGGAATGGACTGGGTCGTTATTTAATCTGGAGCGATATCCCCAATGATGAGCAACTCCGCTGGATTGAGGAAGACGGTCATGTTTCTCGCAGATTTCGATATCCCTCTAATAACAGCAACGGCAATACCTTCGATTGGCAGGGCAGGCAGCTTGCCTGTGAGCACGGGACACGGCGCGTGGTCCGCTATGAGAATAACGGGACCATCACGGTCCTTGCCGATAAGGCCAATGGGAAACCCCTCAACGGCCCCAATGATATTGTAGTTCATCCGGACGGCGGAATTTGGTTCACCGATCCAGGTTATGGAGCTTTGGTCGGTTATGAAAGTAACTGGCGCAAAGGAAATACCGGCTCTCCTCAGCCTTTTCAAAAGGAAGCGGTCTATCGGATCGATCCCAAATCTGGAAATGTCGAGAAGGTCACCGACGAGATTTTTAAACCCAATGGCTTATGCTTCTCTCCAGATTATAAAAAACTCTATGTCGTTGATACCGGTGCCTCCCATTATCCCGATGCTCCTAAAAACATCAAGGTCTGGGATGTAGTGGATAACGTCAAGCTGGCCAATGGCAAAGAGTTTACCTCAACAACTTATGAAGGCAAAGCGGGTTTCGCCGATGGTATCCGGGCCGATGTGGATGGTAATATTTGGGCCGGTATGGGCTGGGTTGGCGACGGTTACGATGGCGTGCATATCTTTGCCCCCAATGGGGAGCGAATTGGAATCATAAGATTGCCTGAAATATGCTCCAACCTGGTGTTTGGAGGTACCTATCGAAATCGACTCTTCATGACGGCCAGCCAGTCCCTCTATGCGGTTTACGTGGAAACCCAGGGAGCCCATATCACCTGA
- a CDS encoding FhaA domain-containing protein produces MKNFLKNILLWISGKSEFYPEQLKKALEEHMERYMWILPTETYVPHAYKIRLHPKNFQQLSPTLPRLQEQLTYQLNQRVLEKGYKLITTPISISFVEDRTLTTHFAIDLLPPVSPQEIKPAQEPKVLPPFKKSGKTPEKLLSSASVSKRKGEGRRVKKEKNPELKARDEKPGSLRPPTGKPTAFLEVLSGEPMKGKKFSLIFHKTILGRSPLADIRFPADMLDISDRHAIIHYDKERYYIEDANSSTGTYVNETSIKKVKLEPGAEIRIGKVIMRFMLES; encoded by the coding sequence ATGAAGAACTTTTTAAAGAATATTCTCTTATGGATATCTGGTAAATCCGAGTTTTACCCCGAGCAGCTCAAAAAAGCCCTGGAAGAGCATATGGAAAGGTATATGTGGATATTACCTACAGAAACCTATGTTCCCCATGCCTATAAAATTCGATTGCATCCAAAAAATTTTCAACAACTTTCTCCAACACTGCCCCGTCTTCAAGAACAGTTGACGTATCAGTTGAATCAACGGGTATTGGAAAAAGGGTATAAACTCATCACCACGCCTATTTCTATTTCTTTTGTCGAGGATAGAACTCTTACCACCCATTTTGCCATAGATCTGCTTCCCCCGGTTAGCCCGCAAGAAATTAAACCGGCTCAGGAACCAAAAGTTTTACCTCCTTTCAAGAAATCCGGAAAAACTCCCGAAAAACTCCTGTCGTCTGCTTCTGTTAGTAAAAGAAAGGGTGAAGGCAGGCGGGTGAAGAAGGAAAAAAATCCGGAATTAAAGGCCAGAGATGAAAAACCCGGTTCCTTGAGACCTCCAACCGGTAAACCGACGGCATTCCTGGAAGTTTTAAGTGGGGAACCCATGAAAGGGAAGAAGTTTAGTTTGATCTTTCATAAAACCATCCTGGGCCGAAGTCCCCTGGCAGATATTCGCTTTCCCGCAGACATGTTGGATATTTCCGACCGACATGCCATCATCCACTATGACAAGGAACGCTATTATATCGAGGATGCCAACAGCAGCACCGGCACTTATGTGAATGAAACTTCCATAAAAAAAGTCAAATTGGAGCCTGGAGCTGAAATCAGAATCGGAAAAGTGATCATGCGGTTTATGCTGGAATCTTAA